The genomic segment CGGCGAGGTCGTGGGTGACGAGGATCATCGCGGCTCCCCGCTCGGCGATCTGGCGACGCATCAATTTGAGGATCTGCGACTGCACGGTCACGTCCAGCGCCGTGGTCGGCTCGTCCGCGATGATCAGCCGTGAGCCGGCCAGCAAAGCTATGGCGATCACGACACGCTGACGCATGCCTCCGGAGAACTGGTGGGGATAGGCATCGAGCCGGCTTTCCGCCTCGGAAATTCCAACGTCCTCCAGCATGCGGATGCAGCGGGCTCGACGGGCGGGTTCGTCGAGATCGGTATGGAGTTGGAGCATCTCGTCCATCTGGCGCCCGATGGTGTAGACCGGGTTGAGGGACGTCATCGGATCCTGGAACACCATGGCGATTTCGCCACCGCGCACCGAGCGAATCTCATCCTCGCTCTTCTTGGTGAGATCCTCGCCGTCGAAAAGGATTTCGCCTGCCTCGATGCGGCCGGGCGGATCGATCAGCCGCAGGATCGAGAAGCCGATCACCGACTTTCCGCCACCGGACTCACCGACAAGGCCGACGACCTCGCCCTTCCTCACGTCGAAGCTCACGCCATCGACCGCCTTCACCAGGCCGCCAAAGGTGTGGAAATGGGTTTTCAGACCACGGATATCGAGCAGCATCTCACTCATCGCGCATCTCTTTTCATGATTCACCGCAGACGGGGATTGAGTTCGTCGCGCAGGAAATCGCCGAACAAGTTGATGCCGAAGACGAGGAACATGATGAACAGGCCAGGAAAGGCAGAGGTCCACCAGATCCCGGAGAGCAGGACGTCGAAACCTTCCTTCACCAACAATCCCAACGAAGGTTCGGTAATCGGCACGCCGACGCCGAGGAAGCTCAGCGAGGCTTCGATGAGAATGAAGGTACCGACCTGGATGGTGGACACCACGATGAGAGGCGTCATGACGTTGGGAAGGACGTGGCGTACGATAATCTGCAGATCGCCGAGCCCCGCGACGCGGGCGGCCTGGATGTATTCCTTCTGGATTTCGCTCAATGTGGATCCCCGAACCGTGCGGGCATAGACCACCCAGCCAACGGCCGTCAGGGCAATCAAGACCATGACGATCCCCGTGCCGAAGGCCGACATGAGGAATAGTGCGATCAGCATCGACGGGAACGAGAGCTGGATGTCGGCGATGCGCATGATCACGCTGTCCACCGTGCCGCCATAATATCCCGACAGCAATCCAAGCGTCGTTCCGATCGTGCACGATAAGGCCATGGCGGTGAGGCCGATGAATGCGGAGATGCGCGCGCCGTAAACGATAGAGGCCAGAACGTCTCGACCCTGGCCGTCCGTTCCGAGAAGGTAGCGACCGTCACCCCCCTCCAGCCAGACCGGCGGCTTGAAGCTGTCCATCAGCTCAAGCTGCGACACATCATAGGGGTCCTGGAGCACGAGCAGCGGGCCCAGAATGGCCATGAGGGCGAAAACGACCAGCAGGGCACTTCCGAGGATCGCCGGAAGGTTTCTGCGGTAGTTGAAGACGAATTCCGAGGAGAGGAACCGGGTCATGTCGTCCTCACTTCACGGCGATGCGCGGGTCGATCAGCGTGTAGACGATGTCGACGATGAAATTGATGGCGACGAAGATGAAGGCGGTCAGCATCAGATAGACCACGATCACCGGGCGGTCGCCGCGATAGATCGAGTCGATCAGAAGCTTGCCGGTGCCGGGCCAGGCGAAGATGGTCTCGGTAATGGTCGCGAAAGCGATCAGGTCGCCGAGTTGAAGGCCAAAGATCGTCACAACCGGAATGAGTGCGTTCTTCAAACCGTGACCGAACAGGATATGCCGCCGCGAGGCGCCCTTCGCACGGGCGAAGCGGATGTAATCCTGACGCATCACTTCCATCATCCCGGCGCGGGTGATACGCAAGATAATGGCGAGAGTCGCCAGGGCAAGGGTGACGGCCGGCAGGATAATATGAGACCAGCCGTCGCTCGTTAGAATGGAGAGGCGCAAACCTAGAAACTGGACGGTCTCGCCGCGTCCCGAGGAGGGCAGGAACTGATACCGGACCGAAAAGAAAAAGATCAGCATCATGCCGACCCAGAAGCCGGGGAGAGAGATGCCGAGCAGAGAGCCCGCCATGATGCCGCGTGAGACAGGCCGGTTCGGATTCGCGCCTGCAAAGACCCCGAGAGGAACTGCAATGACCGTTGCCAGTGTGATCGCCACGAGGACCATTTCGATGGTGGCAGGCAGGCGCTCGAGGATGAGATCCATTGCGGGCTGCCGGAAGACATAGGAGCGGCCGAAATCACCCTGCATAAGATTGGTCACGAAGATCCAGTACTGACTGAAAAGAGAACGGTCCAAGCCGAGGAGGTGGCGTGCCTGCTCGATTTCGGCTGTCGTTGAATCAATCGGGATCACCATGAAGACGGGATCTCCGGTGAAGCTCATCATCAGGAAGACGATGACGGATACTGCAAAGAGTACCAGCGCCATCTGTAGGAGCCGCTTTATCAGGTAACCAAGCAAGACGGTGGTTCCATCGGTTGCCGAGGGGAAAGACAAGGCGCCGCCGACGAGAGTGACCGGCGGCGCATTTAATGGAAAAGGCGGCGAGCCTTATTCCTTGACGTCGATCTCGTAGGCCCAGAGGAACTTGTCGGCCCGGGGCGTCAGCTCGACGTTCTTCTTGGCGGCATACAGATCCTGCTCGTAATGGATCGGGATCATCGGAATGTCCCGCATCAGGATTTTCGTGACCGCCTGCAGGTGGGCGTCGCGCTCCTCGAGCTTCGAGGTCCCGTCGGCCTTGTCGATCAGGGCGTCTACCTCGGGGTTCGAGTAGGAGCCGCGATTGACCTGGCCATAACCTTCCTTCTTGCCGCGCGAGTAGAACATCACGCTGTACATCGAGCCGCCATCGCCGGACGGGACATCCCAGCCGCTCATGATCAGGCTCGACTGATTGCTCGGTACGCGGATGTAGCCGAAGAAGTTGGACTTCGGCATCAGGTTGAGCTTGAGGTCGATCTTGATCTTGCCCAGCATCGAGGCCAGGGCCTGGGCGATCTGCTGGTCGTTCACGTAGCGGTTGTTGGTCGCGTCCAGGGTCACGGTAAAGCCGTCGGCATAGCCTGCCTCGGCCATCAGCTCACTGGCCTTCTTGAGATCGAAGGGGTACATCTTACGGAAGCTTTCCCCGTCGACATGGCCGGTATGGGATGCCGGGACATATTGGTCGGACTGAGTCGACAGGCCGTTCATGATGATCTTGTTGATCGCACCGGTATCGATGGCGCGTATCATCGCCTCGCGGACGCGGCGGTCCATCATCGGGTTCTTGTCGAGCGAAATCGTCGGGCTCTTGGGACGGTTGTCAATGGAGATGACGACGTTCAGCAGGCTCGGCTGCGTGAGAACCTTGTAGCGCTCATCGGACTTGACGCGGCTGACGTCGCGCACGTTGAGGTCCTGAATGACATCGACCTCGCCGGTCAAAAGAGCCGCGGTGCGGGTGGCGCCGTTAGTGATCGGACGGAACGTCACCGAATCGATCTTAGGAGCACCTGCAAAATAGTCCTTGTTGGCTTCGAGGGTGATATGATCTTCCTTTATCCACTCGATCAGCTTGTAAGGGCCGGTGCCGATCGGCTTCAGGTCGACCTTCTCGTTTCCAACTTCCTTTGCGTATTTCTCGCTGAGGATGAGGACAGCAGCGAGATCGTTCGGAAGGACCGCGTAGGGGCGGGGAGTCTTGATTTCAACTGTGTAGTCGTCGATTGCCCTGAAGGCCGAGATGTTGGCGCCGAGGTTAGCCATCAACGACTTCTTGAGCCGGTCGAGCGTGAACACCACGTCCGATGCCTTGAACTCCGTACCATTGTGGAATTTCACGCCCTTCCGGAGCTTGAACACCCAAGTGGTCGGGTCCGTCAGCTCCCAGCTCTCCGCCAGGCCGGGCCCGAACGACAGGTCGGCCTTCCGGCGAACCAGCGGATCGTAGATATGATAGAAGAGGATGTTGCTCGACAGCTCCTCGCCGGCCTGCGGATCTAGGTTCACTGCATCCGATGTCAGCCCGATCTTGAGAGACTTGGCGTCGGCGATGCCGGCCAGCGTGGTGGAGGCGAGGAAAACGGTGGCCGCAAAGAGAGCGTTCCGACCGTTGATCATGCGTAAGTTCAACATTTTCAGTTCCCTTTATTGATTTGTCGATCTGTTGCCTACGATGGAATTTATCGAAGTGCGGTCTGCACTTCGATCTGATAGCCCTCGGGATCCTCGCACACGAATGCTCTGATCCCGAGAGATTGGCTGTCCTTCGGCTCGGTCAGAGCCGCGACCTTGTGGGCAGAGAGGTAGCGGTGCCAGGCATCGACATCCGGAACGCGAATGCAGATCTGCACGGGCTTGACAGGATGGGCGCGGTGCATACCGCGCGTCTCGTCCACGAGCCCTACATACGCATTATCCGCTATGCGCAGGATCCTCGACCAACCTTGATCGATCTCCAGCGGAAAGCCCATCACCTGCGAGTAGAAGGCGAAGGCCCTGTCCAGGTCGACATAGTAGAGGAAGGTGATCGCCTTCTCCACGGTGCCGTTATCGGGGCGGCTGAGGGTAGCTTCGCTCATCGGGCTTTGTCCTGTTGAAACCATTTGGAGGTGCCACGAGCGACAAAGCGACCGTCACCGGGCGTGTTGACGACTGATGTGCCGTCATAGGCGAGTTGGCCGCCGAGGTATGTGCGCGCCACCCGTCCGGCGAACCGGCGTCCATCGTATGGACTCCAGCGCAGACCATCCTGGGCGCGCGAGGAGTCCCACACCGTCTCGGCTTCCTCGAAGATGGCGATGTCGGCGTCGGCGCCGGCCTGGAGCACACCCTTCTGCGGATAGAGGCCAAAGAACCGGGATGGGCGTGCCGAGAGCTGGTCGGCTGTCATGCGGGCGGCATCGGTGCCACGGTCTTTGGCCGCGGTGAAAAATGCCGGCAGCAGCGTTTCCATGCCCGGCACTCCGGCACCCGCGTCGAAGATGCTGTCGGTGAATTTGTTGTCGATGGGCCAGCTCGAATGGTCCGAACTGACAAAGGCGATTCGCCCTTCAAACAACTCTTGCCAGAGAGCGTCGATCTGGCCGGGCCGGATCGGCGGATTGACCTTCATGCGCGGGCCGAGTTCGTTACCATCGCGCTCCGGATCGAACCAGAGATAATGAACGCAGAGCTCGCCTGTCGCCCGATACCCGTCGCGGGCGTAGTGATCGACCAACTGAAAGCCACGCGGCACGCTGATGTGCACGATATGCGCATGGGCGCCGGCACTGGCGGCCAGCTCAAGGAAATGGGCCGTCGATGCCAACTCGGCAGCGGGCGGCCGGCTTGGCGAATGAGCAGCGATCCCGTTGCTTCCCGCCACGCGGGCTCGAGCCACGTGAGCCCGGACGATTTCCTGGTCTTCGTTGTGAAGACCGAGCGGGAGATCGGTTGCAGCAAGCGCCTCAAGCAGGTCGAGGGTCATGGCCGCGTCGATGCGGGGAAACCGGGTCGGGCTGCTCTCAAAGGCGGAGATCTTGAAGCCGATGACGCCGCTGTCGATCAACCGCGAAACCTCATCCAGCGGCTGGCCGGGCATGACAGTGCCGTAAAGGGCCACGTTCGCATGGGCATAGCGGTGGATCGCCTCGACCTTCGCGGAGAGCTGCGCGCTTGAACTCAAGGGCGCCGGGTTGTCATAGGGCATGTCGACGAGAGTCGTGACGCCGCCCGCAATCGCCGAGCGCGTCGTAGGCTCAATGCCGGGGAGCCCGAGATAGCTGCCAGCATGAGTTTGCCCATCGACGACACCCGGCAGGATATAGGCATCACCGGCGTCGTGCGTGTCTCTGGCTTCCGGAGCTTCCCCTGTGCCGACAGAATGGATGGTCCGGCCCTCGATAGCAACCCAGCCATTCTCTAAAACGGCATCGGGGGTGGCGACCTTTCCTCGAATGACAAGATCGACGCTCACTTGCCTCTCCCCAGATAACCGAGTTCAGCGTGGGTGCAGGCAAGTGCCACACCTGCCTGAACCGGGTCTATGACGGGCAGGCCAAGTTCGGCTTGCAGCGCGGCCCGATAGGCGCCGAGGCCGGCACAGCCCAGGATGACAACGTCGGCACCATCCTCATCGCGGAGAGCCGCCCCGATGCGCGCGACCCGTTCGACCACATTTGATGCGACAAGTTCGACGATTGTCATGTCGAGCGAGCGGTCACCTGCAAGCCGGCCCTCGAGTTTCAGGGCTTCGAGATAGCGGCGGTGCCGAACGATGGACGAGGGTCCGAGGGACACGATGCCGAAACGATCTCCAAGGCCAAGCGCGGCCAGATAGGCGGCCTCAGCGATGCCGGTGACTGGCATGGGTGTCGCGGCGCGGACGCGGCCAATGCCTGGATCCGAGAAGCAGCTGATGACGATGGCGTCGGCGTGGGCATTCGCGGTGGCATCGATGAGAAGGGGGATCACCTCGGACACGTGATCGTCGGTCTCGATACCGGGCGGGGCGTTTTCCAGCTCCATGCAGCGGATTCGATGTCCATTCCCATCGAACACTCCAAGGCACTCCTCCATGGATCGAGTGACCGCCTTCGAGCTGTTGGGGTTGATCACGAGAATGTCTGCCAAACGTCCCTCCAACCGACCTTAACTGGTGCAGTCTTTATGATATTTCTCGTAATATACTATAAAATATGTCATGTCGACTGTCACTCTCTTGCATGACGGACAAATCCGAGAGAGAAGGACGATTGAGCCAAGGGGCTGCACCGGCGAACCTGCTGAAGCGGGCCAGTCGGTTTCGACAATTGGAGTGCGACAGAGTGCAGACCCTCATTTCCGTGCGCGATAGCACGGGTACCCGCAGCAAGAAGCTGTCGCTGACCGAGACCGCCCACCAGGTCCTGCGCGCGCGTGTGCTTTCCGGGGAATTGCGGCCCGGTGCCGAGTTTTCCGAATCGGAACTTGCCGATCAGCTCTCTATGAGCAAGACGCCGGTGCGCGAGGCTCTCGGACGGTTAGTCGCCGAAGGGTTGATTGAAGCTTTTCCCCGCCGCGGCTACAGAGTCACTCCGGTGACCGTCAAGGACATCAACGACCTATTCGCCATCCGTGCCATGACCGAGGGAACGGCCGCTTCGATGGCAGCGCTGAACCTGACGCCCGCCGATCTCGACCGGTTGGAGACGCTGGCGGAGGCTCGGTACGATCCCTCCCAGGGCGAGAGCGTGCAATCGTTCGTGAAGGCCAATCGCGATTTCCATATTGCCATTGCTGAAGGTGCTAACAACCCGCGTTTGCTGGCGATGGTCGCCGCCTTTCTCGACGAATGTACACGGCTCTTCTATCTCGGTGCGCTTAGCCGTGACGTGAACCCTGAAACCAGTAACGACCACCGGCGCATCGTGGGCGTTTTGCGCCTACGTGATCCGGATCAGGCACGGGCGGCAATTGTGGAGCACAGCGAACATACACAACAGGGTATTCTAAAGGCTCTGATCTCAAGCAATACTTCTGCACTCACTCTTTGACGTAAGGGGAAATGACCCAAGGTCTGGAAGTGGCAGTGCGCCCCGAAGGCGCGGATCACCAGTGGAGGAGGATTCCACCCAGAGAGTTGTCGATTGATCTGGTAGCTGACGAGCGGTTCGGCCGGGCAACCGGACGGGCTGGAGCCTCGTGACAAAGGTCGCTGTAAGGCGGCTGAGCAATCCGATGGGCCGTAACGTGAGTGAAGCCTGAGCAGGCTATGAGCGTGACAATGCGGATGCCGACCCTCCTGCCATTTGGGGAAGGCCGTGCGAGCGGGGAAGCAATCGACACACGCACTCGCTCGATCCGCCGGGGTAGTGGGCACGGCACGTCGGAAGGGTGATGCGGGTCATCGGGGGAGACCCGTCCTGCGCGAGGGTAGCGGCCTCAACGGCGTTGTACGGCGCCGGCCAGGGCGGGAGTCGGACAGGGTCATACGAGCGCTGAGGCCGGGTAACGCCGGCGGAGCAAAGGACCCTGACTTCTGGCGCGCTTTCGAAGCTGGTGAGGTGAGGGTGATTGGCCATGCGCCTAGGAACACCTGAGAAGATCCGGATCCTTCAGAGAAAGCTCTATTGCAAGGCGAAGGCGCAGCCCGCTTTCCGCTTCTATGGGCTCTACGACAAGATCTGTCGCGATGACATCCTGCGTCACGCCTACGGGTTGGCCCGCGCCAATGCGGGTGCTTCAGGGGTGGACGGGATGAGCTTCGAGCAGATCGAGGCGCGGGACCTGGAAGTCTGGCTGGCGGGCTTGCGCGAGGAACTGATCTCGAAGACGTACCGGCCCGATCCGGTACGGCGGGTGATGATCCCGAACCCGGACGGCGGCGAAGCGTTCCAAGCCCACGTGGTCTCGTATGCCGACGACTTCGTCATTCTCAGCCGCGGTCGTGCGGTTGAGGCATTGACGTGGACAAAGGCCGTGATGACAAGGCTTGGGCTGAGCATCAACGAGGCCAAGACCTCGCTGAAGGACGCCCGCCAGGAGCGCTTCGACTTCCTCGGCTACGCGTTCGGGCCTCACTATTACAAGGCGAACGGCCGACGGTATCTGGGTGCGAGCCCGTCCAAGAAGAGTGTGCAACGGCTCAAGACGAAGGTCGCCAACCTGCTGACGCCCGGCCACACTGAACCATGGGAGGAAGTGCGCGATAGGCTGAACAGGTCCCTGCGCGGCTGGTCGAACTACTTCGCCTATGGGACATGTCGGCCGGCCTTCCGCGGGATGGACCAGTACGTCACCGAGCGCGTGCGTGCCTTCCTCGCCCGACGGCATAAGGTGCATGGGCGCGGCAACCGACGGTTCACCTACGACGTGATCCATGGTGAGCGCGGTGTGCTGGCTCTGGAACGCTTGCCCCGAACTGCCTCGCCGTGGGCCTGGCAATGAAGCCGGTCGGAGAGCCGGATGCGGTAGCGCCGCACGTCCGGTTCGATGAGCGGGGATGGGAAACGGGGCGTTGCCGCATGGCCCAAGCTACCGCGCCCATCCTCGACTCTACCTCCTGAGACGTAAGCTTTCGGTCCGCTTCGGCACTCAACTGCCGACGTTCGTTGAGCCGCCGGAATGCGAATGCCTGACCCAAAGCAGAAATTTCCTGCGTACAGTGATCAGGCCCGTGACACGGAACGCCCGCCGGCTGCCGGCTGGGTTTGACTAACTAAAATGAAGAAAACTCCACCCGGGCGAGCGGGCTCTAGGGTTGGCTAAACGAGTAGTAAGATCTCAAAGTCGACGTGCTACCTCGCATGCTACTGCCAGAGATGACGTCAGCCCGGGACTCTCGATCCCAAAGAGATTGATAAGGCCCGGAATGCCGTGGACCTCCGGGCCGTGAATTTGGAAATCTGCGGAAGGCTCCCCGGGCCCCGTCAGCTTGGGCCTGATGCCTGCATATCCCGGGACTAGTGAACCTTGGGGCAAGCCAGGCCAGTAGTGACGAACTGCGTCCTCGAAAGCATTCCGGAGATCCTGCCGCACATGGTAGTCGAGCGTGTCAATCCATTCCGTATCTGGTCCGAACCGGGCTTGGCCCGCCATGTCAAGGGTGAGATGGACACCCAAACCATGGGCATGGGGGGCGGGATAGATCAGTCGCGAGAAGGGAGCCCGACCCGAAAGCATGAAGTAGTTGCCTTTGCAGAAACGCGTCTCCGGGATGTCATCCGCCGACAGCCCTACAATGCTTCGTGCAACTATCGAAGCATGAAGACCAGCAGCATTCACCAGAATTCGGCAACCGACCTCCACGGGTTCATTGCCTCCGCATTGTGCCTGCAGCAGGCTCGGCGCTGGTGAATGGCGTACGGAATGCAAAAAGTGCTCCGGCATTCTCCGCGTCACCCTGCAAGGTCAGCATAAGGGCATGGCTATCGACGATTCCGGTAGAAGGCGACCACATTGCCCCGACGGTCTTGAGGGCCGGCTCCATCGCGCGGGCTTGTCCGGCAGTGATCATTTCCAGATCGTCCGCCCCATTAGCGTGTCCCTGTGCTGCGAGAGCCTCGACGGAAGCCAACTCCAACCCATTCGATGCTGTAAGAATCTTTCCGCACCGGCGATGGGGAATGCCGCGTTCGGCGCAATAGGCATAGAGTGCGTGCCGCCCCTCCAGGCAGAGACGCGCCTTTAGACTGTCCGGTTGGTAATAGAGCCCGGCGTGGATCACCTCGCTGTTGCGCGAAGAGGTCTCGGTGCCAGCGCCCTGTGCTGCTTCCAGCACGAGCACTGACAGATCTTGAAGAGCGAGTTCCCGCGCGACCGCAAGTCCGACGACACCTGCGCCGATGACGATCACATCGAAGTGGTCCATAGAGTTCGGTCCGTCGTGTTGAACGATCTATGAGGCGGGCACGTCACAAATGAATTGGCCGCTCACTACATCAAATCCAGTGACCGGGGGCGTGTTGATAGCGCAGGCCTCGGGCCGGGCCCGTGCTAGGAGGCGGCCGTGCCCACCTGCCGCGAGTCGCTCACCCTCGCGACAAACAACCGTGCCGCGCGCCATCGTCATCACGGGCATGCCCGTCACACAACGTCCTTCATAAGGTGTCCAGCCAAGGCCGTCGTGCAAGGCCTCGGGAGTGATCCTAATCTGCTTCTTGGGATCCCAGAGGACGAGATCGGCGTCAGCGCCTGGGGCGATGACACCTTTGCGGCCGGCGAGGCCATAAAGGCGCGCGGGCTCGGTAGCCGTCACCTCGACGAACCGCTCAATCGATAGACGTCCACTCACGACGCCCTCCGAGAAAATGAGGGGAAGGCGAAGCTCCAGGCCGGGCATGCCGTATTGGACCCGGTTGAAGACGGTATCAGGACCGTCCCTCAGCTTGCCGTCAGGACCTTCCATCACGAAGGCGGAGTGATCCGAGGACAGGATGGAAAGTGTGCCATCACTTAGGGCCGACCACAGCGCGTCCTGGCTCGCCTTGTCGCGCAGTGGAGGGCTGCAGCAGAATTTGGCGGCTTCGAAGGATGGTCGGTCGAGGGCCTCGCGTGTCAGGACCAGATACTGCGGGCAGGTTTCAGCATAGATGGGGAAGCCGCGCCTCCTGGCCCAGCGGACCTGTTCCACCGCTTCCGCGCTCGACATATGAACGAGCACGATTGGAATGTTGACAAGCTCCGCTAAGGAGACGGCGTGGTGCACCGCGTCGCGCTCTGCTAGCCTGGGCCGCGCATCGGCAAGATGGTGGATCTGGCCGTAGCCGGATGCCAGGAGTTTCTCGGTGAACCACGCAATCATATCGTGGCTCTCCGCATGGATGAGCGGCATCGCCCGCTCGCGTCGGACTGCTGTCAGAACGTCGAGCGCCGCCCGGTCGTCGAGACGAAGGGCATCGTAGGTGAGATAGATCTTCACGGACGTGAAGCCCTCATTCACGAGCGCAGGTAGATCGACGTCCAGCGTCTGCTGCGACGCATCCGTCACGATCAGATGGAAGCCGTAGTCGAGCACGGACTTGCCTTGTGCACGGGTCTTGTATTCCTCGACTACACGACGAAGGCTCTGGCCTCGGTGCTGGGCTGCGAAAGAGATCAGCGTGGTGGTTCCGCCAAAGGCTGCCGTGACACTCGCCCCCTCGAAATCATCCGCGGTACGGGCCCCGCTTGAGACCATTTGGTCGATATGGCAGTGGGCATCCACACCGCCAGGGAGAACGAGAAGTCCGCTCGCGTCTACCACCTCGGCCGTGGCCGAGAGCCCTGAACCTAGCACCGCGATCCGGCCGTCGCGGATGCCAATATCTGTTTCCGCAGTGCCCTTTGGAGTCACGACCCGCCCGCCGCGGATTACTATGTCGAAGGATTGCGTGCTCATAAGGATCTCGGCCTCCGCCGCTAAAGGGTCAGGCTGAATGCATAACGGTCTTGTTCTGCATCCGGGATACAAGGCGCACGAACGGCCAGAACATGAGGAAGTACACGATGGCCGCCGCCACGAGCGGGGTCGGGTTGTAGAGGAGACCTTGCGCGATTTGTGCCGAGCGCAGCAACTCCTGCAGCGCCACCGCAGA from the Microvirga ossetica genome contains:
- a CDS encoding group II intron maturase-specific domain-containing protein gives rise to the protein MRLGTPEKIRILQRKLYCKAKAQPAFRFYGLYDKICRDDILRHAYGLARANAGASGVDGMSFEQIEARDLEVWLAGLREELISKTYRPDPVRRVMIPNPDGGEAFQAHVVSYADDFVILSRGRAVEALTWTKAVMTRLGLSINEAKTSLKDARQERFDFLGYAFGPHYYKANGRRYLGASPSKKSVQRLKTKVANLLTPGHTEPWEEVRDRLNRSLRGWSNYFAYGTCRPAFRGMDQYVTERVRAFLARRHKVHGRGNRRFTYDVIHGERGVLALERLPRTASPWAWQ
- a CDS encoding aspartate/glutamate racemase family protein, translating into MADILVINPNSSKAVTRSMEECLGVFDGNGHRIRCMELENAPPGIETDDHVSEVIPLLIDATANAHADAIVISCFSDPGIGRVRAATPMPVTGIAEAAYLAALGLGDRFGIVSLGPSSIVRHRRYLEALKLEGRLAGDRSLDMTIVELVASNVVERVARIGAALRDEDGADVVILGCAGLGAYRAALQAELGLPVIDPVQAGVALACTHAELGYLGRGK
- the hydA gene encoding dihydropyrimidinase, producing MSTQSFDIVIRGGRVVTPKGTAETDIGIRDGRIAVLGSGLSATAEVVDASGLLVLPGGVDAHCHIDQMVSSGARTADDFEGASVTAAFGGTTTLISFAAQHRGQSLRRVVEEYKTRAQGKSVLDYGFHLIVTDASQQTLDVDLPALVNEGFTSVKIYLTYDALRLDDRAALDVLTAVRRERAMPLIHAESHDMIAWFTEKLLASGYGQIHHLADARPRLAERDAVHHAVSLAELVNIPIVLVHMSSAEAVEQVRWARRRGFPIYAETCPQYLVLTREALDRPSFEAAKFCCSPPLRDKASQDALWSALSDGTLSILSSDHSAFVMEGPDGKLRDGPDTVFNRVQYGMPGLELRLPLIFSEGVVSGRLSIERFVEVTATEPARLYGLAGRKGVIAPGADADLVLWDPKKQIRITPEALHDGLGWTPYEGRCVTGMPVMTMARGTVVCREGERLAAGGHGRLLARARPEACAINTPPVTGFDVVSGQFICDVPAS
- a CDS encoding GntR family transcriptional regulator, whose product is MQTLISVRDSTGTRSKKLSLTETAHQVLRARVLSGELRPGAEFSESELADQLSMSKTPVREALGRLVAEGLIEAFPRRGYRVTPVTVKDINDLFAIRAMTEGTAASMAALNLTPADLDRLETLAEARYDPSQGESVQSFVKANRDFHIAIAEGANNPRLLAMVAAFLDECTRLFYLGALSRDVNPETSNDHRRIVGVLRLRDPDQARAAIVEHSEHTQQGILKALISSNTSALTL
- a CDS encoding ABC transporter permease: MTRFLSSEFVFNYRRNLPAILGSALLVVFALMAILGPLLVLQDPYDVSQLELMDSFKPPVWLEGGDGRYLLGTDGQGRDVLASIVYGARISAFIGLTAMALSCTIGTTLGLLSGYYGGTVDSVIMRIADIQLSFPSMLIALFLMSAFGTGIVMVLIALTAVGWVVYARTVRGSTLSEIQKEYIQAARVAGLGDLQIIVRHVLPNVMTPLIVVSTIQVGTFILIEASLSFLGVGVPITEPSLGLLVKEGFDVLLSGIWWTSAFPGLFIMFLVFGINLFGDFLRDELNPRLR
- a CDS encoding ABC transporter ATP-binding protein, which encodes MSEMLLDIRGLKTHFHTFGGLVKAVDGVSFDVRKGEVVGLVGESGGGKSVIGFSILRLIDPPGRIEAGEILFDGEDLTKKSEDEIRSVRGGEIAMVFQDPMTSLNPVYTIGRQMDEMLQLHTDLDEPARRARCIRMLEDVGISEAESRLDAYPHQFSGGMRQRVVIAIALLAGSRLIIADEPTTALDVTVQSQILKLMRRQIAERGAAMILVTHDLAVVSEMADRIVVLYCGRVVERGRTEDVITHPAHPYTRGLLDSIPRITDRQHRLRQIPGTVPDIRKLGIGCSFRERCFRARPLCAEKTPELAPVRQTLDAACHFPLEETEA
- a CDS encoding VOC family protein, with amino-acid sequence MSEATLSRPDNGTVEKAITFLYYVDLDRAFAFYSQVMGFPLEIDQGWSRILRIADNAYVGLVDETRGMHRAHPVKPVQICIRVPDVDAWHRYLSAHKVAALTEPKDSQSLGIRAFVCEDPEGYQIEVQTALR
- a CDS encoding ABC transporter permease, whose product is MLGYLIKRLLQMALVLFAVSVIVFLMMSFTGDPVFMVIPIDSTTAEIEQARHLLGLDRSLFSQYWIFVTNLMQGDFGRSYVFRQPAMDLILERLPATIEMVLVAITLATVIAVPLGVFAGANPNRPVSRGIMAGSLLGISLPGFWVGMMLIFFFSVRYQFLPSSGRGETVQFLGLRLSILTSDGWSHIILPAVTLALATLAIILRITRAGMMEVMRQDYIRFARAKGASRRHILFGHGLKNALIPVVTIFGLQLGDLIAFATITETIFAWPGTGKLLIDSIYRGDRPVIVVYLMLTAFIFVAINFIVDIVYTLIDPRIAVK
- a CDS encoding dihydroorotase; its protein translation is MSVDLVIRGKVATPDAVLENGWVAIEGRTIHSVGTGEAPEARDTHDAGDAYILPGVVDGQTHAGSYLGLPGIEPTTRSAIAGGVTTLVDMPYDNPAPLSSSAQLSAKVEAIHRYAHANVALYGTVMPGQPLDEVSRLIDSGVIGFKISAFESSPTRFPRIDAAMTLDLLEALAATDLPLGLHNEDQEIVRAHVARARVAGSNGIAAHSPSRPPAAELASTAHFLELAASAGAHAHIVHISVPRGFQLVDHYARDGYRATGELCVHYLWFDPERDGNELGPRMKVNPPIRPGQIDALWQELFEGRIAFVSSDHSSWPIDNKFTDSIFDAGAGVPGMETLLPAFFTAAKDRGTDAARMTADQLSARPSRFFGLYPQKGVLQAGADADIAIFEEAETVWDSSRAQDGLRWSPYDGRRFAGRVARTYLGGQLAYDGTSVVNTPGDGRFVARGTSKWFQQDKAR
- a CDS encoding ABC transporter substrate-binding protein, whose protein sequence is MLNLRMINGRNALFAATVFLASTTLAGIADAKSLKIGLTSDAVNLDPQAGEELSSNILFYHIYDPLVRRKADLSFGPGLAESWELTDPTTWVFKLRKGVKFHNGTEFKASDVVFTLDRLKKSLMANLGANISAFRAIDDYTVEIKTPRPYAVLPNDLAAVLILSEKYAKEVGNEKVDLKPIGTGPYKLIEWIKEDHITLEANKDYFAGAPKIDSVTFRPITNGATRTAALLTGEVDVIQDLNVRDVSRVKSDERYKVLTQPSLLNVVISIDNRPKSPTISLDKNPMMDRRVREAMIRAIDTGAINKIIMNGLSTQSDQYVPASHTGHVDGESFRKMYPFDLKKASELMAEAGYADGFTVTLDATNNRYVNDQQIAQALASMLGKIKIDLKLNLMPKSNFFGYIRVPSNQSSLIMSGWDVPSGDGGSMYSVMFYSRGKKEGYGQVNRGSYSNPEVDALIDKADGTSKLEERDAHLQAVTKILMRDIPMIPIHYEQDLYAAKKNVELTPRADKFLWAYEIDVKE